A single Pseudomonas sp. DC1.2 DNA region contains:
- a CDS encoding NAD(P)H-dependent glycerol-3-phosphate dehydrogenase, translated as MTEQRPIAVLGGGSFGTAVANLLAENGHQVRQWMRDPEQAEAMRVNRENPRYLKGIKILPAVTPVTDLQATLEACDLCFVALPSSALRSVLAPHAQLLSGKLLVSLTKGIEAHTFKLMSEILEEIAPQARIGVLSGPNLAREIAEHALTATVVASEDEELCQRVQAALHGRTFRVYASADRFGVELGGALKNVYAIIAGMAVALGMGENTKSMLITRALAEMTRFAVNQGANPMTFLGLAGVGDLIVTCSSSKSRNYQVGFALGQGLSLEDAVTRLGEVAEGVNTLKVLKAKAQEVGVYMPLVAGLHAILFEGRTLNQVIELLMRGEPKTDVDFISTSGFN; from the coding sequence ATGACTGAACAGCGCCCAATTGCGGTCCTGGGAGGCGGAAGTTTTGGGACCGCCGTGGCTAATCTATTGGCCGAGAACGGGCATCAGGTCCGGCAATGGATGCGTGACCCCGAACAGGCTGAGGCCATGCGGGTCAATCGCGAGAACCCGCGTTACCTCAAAGGCATCAAAATTCTGCCCGCCGTCACGCCGGTCACCGACTTGCAAGCCACGCTTGAGGCTTGCGACCTGTGTTTCGTTGCGCTGCCGTCCAGCGCGCTGCGTTCAGTGCTGGCACCTCACGCGCAGCTGTTGAGCGGCAAATTGCTGGTGAGCCTGACTAAAGGTATCGAAGCGCACACCTTCAAACTGATGAGCGAGATCCTCGAAGAGATCGCCCCGCAAGCACGTATCGGCGTGCTGTCCGGCCCGAACCTGGCCCGTGAAATTGCCGAACATGCACTGACCGCCACGGTGGTCGCCAGCGAAGATGAAGAACTCTGTCAGCGGGTTCAGGCTGCACTTCACGGTCGCACCTTCCGCGTGTATGCCAGCGCCGACCGCTTCGGCGTGGAGCTGGGGGGGGCGTTGAAAAACGTCTACGCGATCATCGCCGGCATGGCGGTAGCGTTGGGGATGGGCGAAAACACCAAGAGCATGCTGATCACCCGGGCACTGGCAGAAATGACTCGCTTTGCGGTGAATCAGGGCGCTAATCCGATGACCTTTCTGGGGTTGGCGGGCGTGGGCGATTTGATCGTCACCTGCTCATCCTCCAAAAGCCGTAACTATCAGGTCGGTTTTGCCCTCGGCCAGGGTCTGAGCCTGGAGGATGCTGTGACGCGCTTGGGTGAAGTCGCCGAAGGGGTCAACACCCTGAAAGTGCTCAAGGCCAAGGCGCAAGAGGTGGGCGTGTACATGCCACTGGTCGCCGGGCTGCATGCGATTCTGTTCGAAGGGCGCACGCTGAATCAGGTCATCGAGTTGTTGATGCGCGGCGAACCAAAAACCGACGTCGACTTTATCTCCACCAGCGGTTTTAACTGA
- a CDS encoding DUF4389 domain-containing protein, producing the protein MNEPKVEARYESILLRVLWMIVYILVWQVAQFILGAVVLVQLIYRLIYGAPSASLMNFGDSLSQFLAQIGRFGSFHSDQKPWPFADWPAPRTPEGEAPHVVAPAPHPARDEEPKL; encoded by the coding sequence ATGAACGAGCCGAAAGTAGAAGCCAGGTACGAATCCATCCTGCTGCGTGTGCTGTGGATGATCGTTTACATCCTGGTCTGGCAAGTGGCGCAATTTATCCTCGGCGCGGTGGTGCTGGTGCAGTTGATCTATCGTTTGATCTACGGCGCTCCGAGCGCCAGCCTGATGAATTTCGGCGACAGCCTGAGCCAGTTCCTGGCGCAGATTGGTCGTTTCGGCAGCTTCCACAGCGACCAGAAACCCTGGCCCTTTGCCGATTGGCCGGCGCCACGCACGCCCGAAGGTGAAGCGCCACATGTCGTAGCGCCTGCGCCACATCCGGCCCGAGATGAGGAGCCCAAGCTATGA
- the sixA gene encoding phosphohistidine phosphatase SixA translates to MKLWVLRHGEAEPYGSRPDAERALTAHGREEALRSAAELIGQPISVIYASPYLRAQQTAQLVREALGFEPDIRTVEWLTPDNRPQAVLEQWEAMDYALLVSHNPLVGNLLGYLQHGHVQQPEAVKTAGLAELEGDMPLAGAMKLNSIKHP, encoded by the coding sequence ATGAAGCTGTGGGTATTACGTCATGGTGAGGCCGAGCCCTACGGTTCACGTCCCGACGCCGAACGCGCACTGACTGCTCACGGTCGCGAAGAGGCACTGCGCAGCGCCGCTGAGTTGATCGGGCAACCGATTAGCGTGATCTATGCCAGCCCTTACTTGCGGGCGCAGCAGACCGCGCAACTGGTGCGTGAAGCCTTGGGGTTCGAGCCGGACATTCGCACCGTCGAGTGGCTGACCCCTGACAACCGTCCGCAAGCGGTGTTGGAACAGTGGGAGGCCATGGATTACGCGCTATTGGTCAGCCATAACCCGCTGGTGGGTAACTTGCTGGGTTACCTGCAACACGGTCATGTGCAGCAACCGGAGGCGGTAAAAACTGCCGGCCTGGCCGAGCTTGAGGGCGACATGCCGCTGGCCGGGGCGATGAAACTCAACAGTATCAAACACCCTTGA
- a CDS encoding AMP-binding protein gives MSAAFRLPLDVFYERETRHPRQRFLVQPVGNGQVDTLTWADVGHQARCAAHWLRARELPQGSHIALISKNCAHWIIADLAIWMAGHVSVPLYPNLTAESVAQVLEHSEAVLAFIGKLDDWPDMARGVSPHLRTISLPLHPPGTFDFSWDDLQRSSPIQDDPKPAADQLATIIYTSGTTGQPKGVMQSFGTLGFAATRGTQLFGLNESDRLLSYLPLCHVAERMFVEMASIYTGQTVFFAESLDTFLVDLQRARPTALFGVPRIWTKFQMGVFGKIPAKRLDFLLGLPIIGKRVGHKVLVGLGLDALRIALSGAAPVPQTLLLWYRKLGLDVLEVYGMTESCGYSHIGLPGQNKPGWIGKPCPEVEVRIEPSGEVLVRSGATMLGYYKEPLKTAETVTEEGFLRTGDKGEQDSEGNLRLTGRLKEIFKTSKGKYVAPAPIENRLAVHSRIEQVCVVGDGLSAPLGLCVLSSVGQQDAASAGRAGLHSSLEKLLEEVNGALDKHERLRRLVVVKDSWAVENGFLTPTLKIKRNVIEATYGARFEEWSERSEAVLWQD, from the coding sequence ATGTCTGCTGCCTTTCGTTTGCCACTGGACGTGTTCTACGAGCGTGAAACGCGCCATCCCCGCCAGCGCTTTCTGGTGCAGCCGGTGGGTAATGGCCAGGTCGATACGCTGACCTGGGCTGATGTCGGCCATCAGGCTCGCTGCGCTGCGCATTGGTTGCGTGCGCGTGAGCTGCCGCAAGGTAGCCACATTGCCCTGATCTCGAAAAACTGTGCGCACTGGATCATCGCCGACCTGGCGATCTGGATGGCCGGGCATGTTTCGGTGCCGCTTTATCCCAACCTCACTGCCGAGTCCGTGGCTCAGGTGCTCGAACACAGCGAAGCGGTGCTGGCGTTCATCGGCAAACTTGACGACTGGCCCGACATGGCTCGTGGTGTCAGTCCCCACCTGCGCACCATCAGCTTGCCGCTGCATCCGCCCGGCACCTTCGATTTCAGTTGGGACGACCTGCAACGCAGCTCGCCGATTCAGGATGATCCCAAGCCCGCCGCCGATCAGTTGGCGACCATCATCTACACCTCCGGCACCACCGGCCAGCCCAAAGGTGTCATGCAGAGCTTCGGTACGCTGGGATTTGCCGCCACGCGCGGCACTCAGTTGTTCGGCCTCAACGAGTCCGATCGTCTGCTGTCTTACCTGCCGCTGTGCCACGTCGCGGAGCGGATGTTCGTCGAGATGGCATCGATCTATACCGGGCAAACGGTGTTCTTCGCCGAGAGCCTCGACACTTTCCTGGTTGATTTACAGCGTGCCAGACCCACCGCATTGTTCGGTGTGCCGCGCATCTGGACCAAATTCCAGATGGGCGTCTTCGGCAAGATCCCGGCCAAACGCCTCGATTTCCTGCTCGGTCTGCCGATCATTGGCAAGCGGGTAGGGCACAAGGTGTTGGTGGGGCTGGGACTGGACGCTTTGCGCATCGCATTGTCCGGCGCGGCGCCCGTGCCACAGACGTTGCTGCTGTGGTATCGCAAGCTTGGGCTGGATGTGCTGGAGGTCTATGGCATGACCGAAAGCTGCGGTTACTCGCATATTGGCCTGCCGGGCCAAAATAAACCCGGCTGGATTGGCAAGCCGTGCCCTGAGGTCGAAGTGCGCATCGAACCGTCCGGCGAAGTATTGGTACGCAGCGGTGCGACCATGCTCGGTTACTACAAGGAACCGCTGAAAACGGCTGAAACCGTGACTGAGGAAGGTTTCCTGCGCACCGGTGACAAAGGCGAGCAGGACAGCGAAGGCAACCTGCGCCTGACCGGACGCTTGAAGGAAATTTTCAAGACCAGCAAAGGCAAATATGTTGCCCCGGCGCCGATCGAAAATCGCTTGGCCGTGCATTCGCGGATCGAACAGGTGTGTGTGGTGGGCGATGGTTTGAGTGCGCCGCTGGGGTTGTGCGTGCTCTCGTCTGTTGGCCAGCAAGACGCCGCGAGTGCCGGGCGGGCAGGGTTGCACTCAAGCCTGGAAAAACTGCTGGAGGAGGTCAACGGTGCCCTCGACAAGCATGAGCGCTTGCGTCGGCTGGTGGTGGTTAAAGACAGTTGGGCGGTGGAAAACGGCTTTCTGACGCCGACCTTGAAGATCAAGCGCAACGTGATCGAAGCCACGTATGGTGCCCGCTTCGAGGAATGGAGTGAGCGCAGCGAAGCGGTGCTGTGGCAGGATTGA
- a CDS encoding hotdog fold thioesterase, producing MSLWRTLPNIEQLNVSQKNTIGEVLDIRFEAFDDASLTASMVIDHRTHQPYGLLHGGASVVLAETVGSTASYLCIDASQFYCVGLEINANHLRGLRSGRVTAVARAIHIGRTTHVWDIRLSSDEGKASCISRLTMAVVPLGENPPMR from the coding sequence ATGAGCCTGTGGCGCACCCTTCCCAACATCGAGCAGTTGAACGTCAGCCAGAAAAACACCATCGGCGAGGTGCTGGATATCCGCTTCGAAGCCTTCGATGACGCGTCACTGACCGCCAGCATGGTCATCGACCATCGCACCCACCAGCCTTATGGTTTGCTGCACGGCGGTGCTTCTGTGGTACTGGCCGAAACGGTGGGCTCCACGGCCAGTTATTTGTGCATCGACGCCAGCCAGTTTTATTGCGTGGGTCTGGAAATCAACGCTAACCATTTGCGCGGCCTGCGCAGCGGTCGGGTGACGGCGGTGGCCAGGGCGATACACATCGGCCGCACCACGCATGTCTGGGACATCCGCTTGAGCAGCGATGAAGGCAAGGCCAGCTGCATATCGCGGTTGACCATGGCGGTGGTGCCACTGGGTGAAAATCCTCCGATGCGTTGA
- a CDS encoding alpha/beta hydrolase, translating into MLQQIFFAHANGFPSGTYGKLFAALAPEYQVTHLEQHAHDPRFPADDNWYNLVDELIHHLEQQTEPVWGVGHSFGGVLHLHAALRRPELYRGVVMLDSPVLTRTDQWVIRAAKRFGFIDRLTPAGRTLGRREEFADLDSARRYFAGKTLFRSFDPECFDAYLQHGLHPVGDKLRLRFDPATEISIYRGVPDTSPGCARQLTVPLAVVRGRNSRVVMRHHARSVGRMPQGESLTMPGGHMFPLERPQDTATLLKNLFSRWEGRRQQGCA; encoded by the coding sequence ATGTTGCAGCAAATCTTCTTCGCCCACGCCAATGGTTTCCCTTCGGGCACCTACGGCAAGCTGTTCGCGGCGTTGGCGCCTGAGTACCAGGTCACTCACTTGGAGCAGCACGCCCACGATCCGCGTTTTCCGGCGGATGACAACTGGTACAACCTGGTGGATGAACTGATCCATCATCTTGAGCAGCAAACGGAACCGGTCTGGGGTGTCGGCCACTCCTTTGGCGGCGTATTGCACCTGCACGCGGCGCTGCGTCGTCCTGAGCTGTACCGCGGGGTGGTGATGCTCGATTCGCCGGTATTGACCCGCACTGACCAGTGGGTGATTCGCGCCGCCAAGCGTTTCGGTTTTATCGACCGTCTTACACCGGCCGGCCGCACGTTGGGGCGGCGCGAAGAGTTTGCCGATCTCGACAGCGCGCGCCGTTATTTCGCCGGCAAAACCTTGTTTCGCAGCTTTGACCCAGAGTGTTTCGATGCCTACCTGCAACATGGGTTACATCCAGTCGGCGATAAACTGCGCCTGCGCTTCGACCCCGCCACGGAAATCAGCATCTACCGCGGCGTGCCCGATACCAGCCCAGGGTGTGCGCGTCAGTTAACAGTGCCGCTGGCGGTGGTGCGCGGGCGCAATAGCCGCGTGGTGATGCGCCATCACGCCCGCTCTGTCGGTCGCATGCCACAGGGTGAGTCCTTGACCATGCCCGGTGGCCACATGTTTCCCCTTGAGCGTCCACAAGACACTGCCACGCTGCTGAAGAACCTGTTTAGTCGCTGGGAAGGTCGCCGTCAGCAGGGGTGCGCATGA
- a CDS encoding alpha/beta hydrolase — protein sequence MSRTVEEVRLSLPHIELAAHLFGPEDGLPVIALHGWLDNANSFARLAPKLKGLRIIALDMAGHGHSGHRPSGAGYALWDYVYDVLQVAEQLGYPRFGLLGHSMGAIVSLVLAGSLPERVTHLALIDGIIPPTDKGENAAERMGMALQAQLDLQEKRKPVYSSLDRAIEARMKGLVAVSREAAELLAQRGLMPVPGGYTWRTDNRLTLPSPLRLTQEQAMAFVQRVSCPAQLVVAADGMLAKHPQLLERLPFSREQLPGGHHLHLNDEPGADLVADCFNRFFAVP from the coding sequence ATGAGCCGCACGGTCGAAGAAGTTCGCTTGAGCTTGCCGCACATCGAGCTGGCGGCGCACTTGTTTGGTCCCGAAGACGGCTTACCGGTCATTGCCTTGCACGGCTGGCTGGACAACGCCAACAGTTTTGCGCGACTGGCGCCCAAGCTCAAAGGCCTGCGCATCATCGCGCTGGACATGGCCGGCCACGGTCATTCGGGGCACCGGCCGAGCGGCGCCGGATATGCGTTGTGGGACTATGTCTACGACGTGCTGCAAGTCGCCGAACAATTGGGCTACCCGCGTTTCGGCTTGCTGGGGCATTCCATGGGAGCGATTGTTTCCCTGGTGCTGGCCGGCTCGCTGCCCGAGCGCGTGACTCATCTGGCGCTGATCGACGGCATCATTCCTCCAACAGACAAAGGCGAAAACGCTGCCGAACGGATGGGCATGGCTCTGCAAGCGCAGCTGGATCTGCAGGAAAAGCGCAAACCGGTCTACAGCAGTCTTGACCGGGCGATCGAAGCTCGCATGAAAGGTCTGGTGGCGGTCAGTCGTGAAGCCGCCGAGTTGCTGGCCCAGCGTGGCTTGATGCCTGTGCCGGGGGGATACACCTGGCGCACCGACAATCGCCTGACGCTGCCATCGCCGCTCCGTTTGACGCAAGAACAGGCGATGGCCTTCGTTCAGCGGGTCAGTTGCCCTGCGCAATTGGTGGTCGCGGCCGATGGCATGCTCGCCAAACACCCCCAATTGCTGGAACGTCTACCCTTTAGCCGTGAACAGCTGCCAGGCGGCCATCATTTGCACCTCAATGATGAACCCGGCGCCGACCTTGTCGCAGACTGTTTCAATCGGTTCTTCGCCGTTCCTTGA
- a CDS encoding glutathione S-transferase family protein has protein sequence MIDLYTAATPNGHKVSIVLEELGLPYTVHALSFDKKEQKSPDFLKINPNGRIPAIVDRANGDFAVFESGAILIYLAELSGQLMPKDPKGRSQVMQWLMFQMGGIGPMQGQANVFFRYFPEKLQGAIDRYQHETRRLYEVLDTRLQSEAFLAGEYSIADIATYPWVRGHEWSGVEVDGLPALQRWMATMAARPAVQRGLQVPQRIDDASVVKGAQAMLIR, from the coding sequence ATGATAGATCTCTACACCGCTGCGACCCCGAATGGCCACAAGGTCTCTATCGTGCTCGAGGAACTCGGCCTGCCCTACACGGTGCATGCCTTGAGTTTCGACAAAAAAGAACAGAAGTCACCTGACTTCCTCAAGATCAACCCCAATGGCCGGATTCCGGCGATTGTCGACCGCGCCAACGGCGATTTCGCCGTGTTCGAATCCGGTGCCATCCTTATTTATCTCGCTGAACTGAGCGGGCAGCTCATGCCCAAAGACCCTAAGGGACGCTCGCAGGTCATGCAGTGGCTGATGTTCCAGATGGGCGGGATCGGTCCGATGCAGGGCCAGGCCAACGTGTTTTTCCGCTATTTCCCGGAAAAACTTCAGGGCGCCATTGACCGCTATCAGCATGAAACCCGCCGTTTGTATGAAGTGCTCGACACCCGCCTGCAATCCGAGGCGTTTCTGGCCGGCGAGTACAGCATTGCCGACATCGCAACGTACCCGTGGGTGCGTGGTCACGAGTGGTCCGGTGTCGAGGTCGACGGCTTGCCCGCCTTACAACGCTGGATGGCGACGATGGCGGCTCGCCCGGCGGTTCAGCGCGGTTTGCAGGTCCCTCAGCGCATTGATGACGCCAGCGTCGTCAAGGGTGCCCAGGCCATGTTGATCCGATGA
- a CDS encoding DUF4892 domain-containing protein, whose protein sequence is MSLSTRSLSLLALCCFSPLVFAADVPGSQDLALVPRLADAQIVDFRAPVELERIYPLGSIRKISGQLRFDGQVSARGQTTSVTYELPAEHPATEAFTAAREALQKQGAELLFWCQARDCGESSLWANEVFGNAKLYGADDQQSYLLLRLAAPRDNTLVALYSITRGNRKAYLHVEQFDAVTPLGDLLPTSATLLRQLKSTGVLDFPKMSADPDDTWLRLISRGLNLDTTQRVSLSGAKAEAWRQALIAQGVRAARMETGSVEGSGLHIELLR, encoded by the coding sequence ATGAGCCTATCTACGCGATCACTCAGCCTGCTGGCGTTGTGTTGTTTCAGTCCTCTGGTGTTTGCTGCCGATGTGCCGGGAAGTCAGGACCTGGCGCTTGTGCCGCGTCTGGCCGATGCGCAGATTGTCGATTTTCGCGCACCGGTGGAGCTTGAACGGATTTATCCGCTGGGCTCCATTCGCAAGATCAGCGGCCAATTGCGTTTCGACGGTCAAGTCAGCGCTCGCGGTCAGACCACGTCGGTGACCTACGAGTTGCCTGCCGAGCATCCCGCTACCGAGGCGTTTACCGCTGCCCGTGAAGCCTTGCAGAAGCAGGGTGCCGAGTTACTGTTTTGGTGTCAGGCCCGCGATTGCGGCGAAAGCAGTTTGTGGGCCAATGAAGTCTTTGGTAACGCCAAGCTATATGGCGCTGACGATCAGCAGTCCTATTTGCTGCTGAGACTTGCAGCCCCCAGGGACAATACGCTGGTAGCGCTTTACAGCATCACCCGTGGTAATCGTAAAGCCTACTTGCATGTCGAACAGTTCGACGCCGTGACCCCGTTAGGGGATTTGCTGCCGACATCCGCGACTTTGCTGCGGCAGCTCAAAAGCACCGGCGTGCTCGACTTTCCAAAGATGAGTGCTGATCCCGACGATACGTGGCTGCGTTTAATCTCCCGTGGGTTGAACCTGGACACCACGCAACGAGTCAGTCTTTCCGGTGCCAAAGCCGAAGCCTGGCGTCAGGCGTTGATCGCACAGGGTGTGCGTGCGGCGCGAATGGAAACCGGCAGCGTCGAAGGCTCTGGCCTGCACATCGAGCTGTTGCGATAA
- a CDS encoding AI-2E family transporter: MLNNDRLLVQILLLVLFGASFWVMAPFWSALFWGAVLAFASWPLMRLLTRWLHGRESLAAALLTLGWMLLVAVPLVWLGFNLADHVRDATALIKDIQVDGLPEAPTWLASVPLVGERLVGLWNSIDEQGAAMMVAVKPYLGQVGNWLLARSAQIGGGILELTLSIVFVFFFYRDGPRLAAFVHSLLARLIGERAGYYIELVAGTVQRVVNGVIGTAAAQAILALIGFLIAGVPGALVLGIVTFLLSLIPMGPPLIWIPATAWLAWKGEYGTAVFLGIWGTFIISGVDNVLKPYLISRGGNLPLVIVLLGVFGGLIAFGFIGLFIGPTLLAVAYSLLTDWSKSQARVEDPRL, translated from the coding sequence ATGCTCAATAACGATCGCCTGTTGGTGCAGATTCTGCTCCTGGTGCTGTTTGGCGCGAGCTTCTGGGTGATGGCGCCGTTCTGGTCGGCGCTATTCTGGGGCGCGGTACTGGCGTTTGCCAGCTGGCCGCTGATGCGCTTGCTGACCCGCTGGCTGCACGGTCGCGAGTCCTTGGCCGCGGCGCTACTGACCCTGGGCTGGATGTTGCTGGTTGCGGTGCCGCTGGTGTGGCTGGGGTTCAACTTGGCAGACCATGTGCGCGATGCCACTGCGCTCATCAAGGATATCCAGGTTGACGGCTTGCCTGAAGCGCCGACCTGGCTGGCAAGCGTGCCTCTTGTTGGCGAGCGTTTGGTAGGGCTCTGGAACAGCATCGATGAGCAGGGCGCGGCAATGATGGTGGCGGTCAAACCCTATCTGGGTCAGGTCGGCAACTGGTTGCTGGCGCGCAGTGCGCAGATTGGTGGCGGTATTCTCGAATTGACGCTGAGCATTGTGTTTGTGTTCTTTTTCTACCGTGACGGGCCGCGTCTTGCGGCGTTTGTTCACAGCTTGCTGGCACGGCTGATTGGTGAGCGTGCCGGGTATTACATCGAGCTGGTAGCCGGTACGGTGCAACGGGTGGTGAACGGCGTCATCGGTACGGCGGCCGCGCAAGCGATTTTGGCGTTAATCGGGTTCCTGATTGCTGGCGTGCCGGGGGCGTTGGTGCTGGGTATCGTGACCTTCCTGTTGAGCCTGATCCCGATGGGGCCACCACTGATCTGGATTCCGGCCACCGCGTGGCTGGCCTGGAAAGGTGAGTATGGAACGGCGGTGTTCCTGGGCATTTGGGGGACGTTTATCATCAGCGGCGTGGATAACGTGCTCAAACCGTATCTGATCAGTCGCGGTGGGAATTTACCGTTGGTGATCGTGCTGCTCGGGGTGTTCGGTGGGTTGATTGCGTTCGGGTTCATCGGCTTGTTTATCGGCCCGACCCTTTTGGCCGTGGCCTACAGCCTGTTGACCGACTGGAGCAAGAGTCAGGCTCGGGTGGAAGACCCGCGTCTCTGA
- a CDS encoding EF-hand domain-containing protein, with the protein MISSVSSNTSSHTSTSTASTSANSARREQFQKALFAKLDTNGDGSISQDELKTAEAKKPDSRLLADLSKNFASLDSDNSGSLSSEEMAAMAPPAPPAQDQAPNTELADAILGALDTNGNGSISSDELSSGLTSAGSSADSKQIFSALDKNQDGTISKDELAAALTPPPPPATQQASSDTLFSQLDTDSDGSISATELSSALQANTSNSSTASDTSAALLKMLDSNSSGGISSDELKAALQAGREKNSDSTTDQSNVREALNTMIANLSKQYSLSNVTSVGQNLSVAT; encoded by the coding sequence CCGCCAGCACTTCGGCCAACAGTGCCCGCCGCGAACAGTTCCAGAAAGCACTGTTCGCCAAGCTCGACACGAATGGCGACGGCTCGATCAGCCAGGACGAACTCAAGACCGCCGAGGCGAAAAAGCCTGACAGTCGCTTGCTGGCCGACCTGAGCAAGAATTTCGCCAGCCTGGACAGCGACAACAGCGGTAGCCTGAGCAGTGAAGAAATGGCCGCGATGGCACCGCCTGCACCGCCCGCGCAGGATCAGGCACCTAACACTGAACTGGCCGACGCAATCCTTGGCGCCCTGGACACCAATGGTAACGGCAGCATCAGCAGTGATGAGCTGAGCAGTGGCTTGACCAGCGCCGGTAGCAGCGCCGACAGCAAACAAATTTTTTCGGCGCTGGATAAAAACCAGGACGGCACCATCAGCAAAGATGAGTTAGCAGCCGCCCTGACGCCGCCACCGCCGCCGGCCACCCAGCAGGCTTCCAGCGACACACTGTTCAGCCAGCTCGACACAGACAGCGACGGCAGCATCAGCGCCACTGAACTCAGCAGCGCCTTGCAGGCCAACACCAGCAATTCTTCGACCGCCAGCGACACCAGCGCCGCTTTGCTCAAGATGCTCGACAGCAACAGCAGCGGAGGTATCAGCAGCGACGAACTCAAAGCCGCCCTGCAGGCCGGTCGCGAGAAAAACAGCGACAGCACTACCGATCAGTCGAATGTCCGCGAAGCCCTAAACACCATGATTGCCAACCTGAGCAAGCAGTATTCGCTCAGCAATGTGACGAGCGTGGGCCAAAACCTGAGCGTCGCCACTTGA